A DNA window from Luteolibacter luteus contains the following coding sequences:
- a CDS encoding RNA polymerase sigma factor — protein MREWRRPMGEKLRDMDMDGRADAWDGSWLLGRIAKRDAEALEELYRMWGDRLYSMALHWIGDDGAAKEALQDCFLRIWKRAGEFDAEKSRGFTWCAMILRGLCLDVLRKKRRRAPVWEDWSKMPALEVPDRGGVEDLFFRDTVSRVRSALEMLDEAEAETVRTALFDPGTLQDHASRWGVPLGTAKIRVHRAMEKLRQLLKKGGIGEPD, from the coding sequence ATGAGAGAGTGGCGCCGACCGATGGGCGAGAAGTTGCGCGACATGGACATGGACGGCCGGGCAGACGCCTGGGACGGATCATGGTTGTTGGGCAGGATCGCCAAGCGGGACGCCGAGGCGCTCGAAGAACTTTACCGCATGTGGGGCGATCGCCTCTACAGCATGGCCCTGCATTGGATCGGTGATGATGGCGCCGCCAAGGAAGCGCTGCAGGATTGTTTTTTACGGATATGGAAACGAGCCGGCGAGTTCGACGCGGAGAAAAGCCGCGGCTTCACATGGTGCGCGATGATTTTGCGCGGCCTGTGTCTCGACGTGCTTCGGAAGAAGCGCCGGCGAGCGCCGGTGTGGGAGGACTGGTCGAAGATGCCGGCGCTGGAAGTGCCGGATCGCGGAGGGGTGGAAGATTTGTTTTTCCGGGACACGGTTTCCCGGGTGCGCTCCGCGCTGGAGATGCTGGACGAGGCCGAAGCAGAGACGGTGCGAACGGCCCTCTTCGATCCGGGAACGCTGCAGGATCACGCATCACGCTGGGGAGTGCCGCTGGGCACGGCCAAGATCCGCGTGCACCGCGCGATGGAAAAGCTGCGGCAACTTTTGAAGAAAGGAGGCATCGGTGAGCCGGACTGA